In Salmo trutta unplaced genomic scaffold, fSalTru1.1, whole genome shotgun sequence, a genomic segment contains:
- the LOC115185877 gene encoding uncharacterized protein LOC115185877 — MKCFDVYGRASGAKVNVEKSEMLCVSDTVVSTSNIPFKTVTEHLRILGVNIGVDELEARDFTWTGVINKMKSTLNYWKQRKLKLRGKVVVVNALLMSKCVYTLGVLDMPVWALKEINNVVSGFLWGGKGVKIAHDVMIADYDRGGLRLVDLEVKLKAIRVKRVKQFLYGEEGQGWKEFFRHWLHRSGGCGDYGLLMCLKPSMYAEVPAFYQEVFRAWAEFLPQVSYECDSIGVILNLPVFMNPLLQSEGKMLESKVLMRAGMIRVRDFRYEVVPGFLPDQAILDTVWSVDEDVRKGTVLRMYERIKECFPREWVRLLDNHMSKGVLETLPEMQVKCGESVQALSSTKVRAFYWALLTRKVKAPASEKVWRQVFPGLDVERLWEKMVVRLNSLECTHFDFMMPTDV, encoded by the exons ATGAAGTGTTTTGATGTGTATGGGAGAGCTTCTGGGGCTAAGGTGAATGTTGAAAAATCTGAAATGTTATGCGTTTCTGATACGGTTGTGTCTACAAGTAACATTCCTTTTAAGACTGTTACAGAACATTTGAGAATTTTGGGTGTGAATATTGGGGTAGATGAGCTGGAGGCGAGAGACTTTACTTGGACAGGGGTGATTAATAAAATGAAGTCGACCTTGAATTACTGGAAACAAAGGAAATTAAAATTGAGGGGGAAAGTGGTGGTGGTGAATGCTCTGTTGATGTCAAAATGTGTATATACTTTAGGGGTTCTGGACATGCCTGTATGGGCTCTGAAGGAAATTAATAATGTAGTGTCTGGGTTCCTGTGGGGTGGGAAGGGTGTGAAAATTGCTCATGATGTGATGATAGCAGATTATGATAGGGGTGGGTTGAGATTAGTAGATCTGGAGGTTAAGTTAAAAGCCATACGGGTTAAGAGAGTGAAACAGTTTTTGTACGGGGAGGAGGGTCAGGGGTGGAAGGAGTTTTTCAGACATTGGTTGCATAGGAGTGGAGGATGCGGAGATTATGGGTTGTTAATGTGTTTAAAGCCTAGCATGTATGCAGAGGTGCCTGCCTTTTATCAGGAGGTGTTCAGGGCCTGGGCAGAGTTTTTACCGCAGGTTAGCTATGAGTGTGACTCTATTGGGGTGATTTTGAATCTACCGGTTTTTATGAACCCATTGCTGCAATCTGAGGGAAAGATGCTGGAGAGTAAGGTGCTTATGAGGGCAGGTATGATAAGAGTGAGGGACTTTAGGTATGAGGTGGTGCCGGGGTTCCTGCCTGATCAGGCGATATTAGATACTGTCTGGAGTGTAGATGAGGATGTCAGGAAAGGGACGGTGTTGAGAATGTATGAGAGGATAAAGGAGTGTTTTCCAAGGGAGTGGGTGAGGCTGCTGGACAATCACATGAGTAAGGGGGTATTAGAGACTTTGCCTGAGATGCAGGTGAAATGTGGGGAGTCTGTGCAAGCCTTATCCTCTACCAAGGTGAGGGCCTTCTACTGGGCTCTTCTTACCAGGAAGGTCAAGGCGCCTGCATCTGAGAAAGTGTGGAGGCAAGTGTTTCCAGGGTTGGATGTGGAGCGGTTGTGGGAGAAGATGGTAGTGAGGCTCAACAGTCTTGAATGTACACATTTTGATTTTAT GATGCCTACCGATGTTTAG